One part of the Bacteroidales bacterium genome encodes these proteins:
- a CDS encoding cold shock domain-containing protein, whose amino-acid sequence MGRTHETWNKKETAKKKEKKRKDKEKKRDERKSNVKDGKSMDDMIAYVDEHGNITSTPPDPSKREKIKSEDIVIGVPKRDDSEILNPIREGIVTFFNDSKGYGFIKDLQTQESVFVHINSLIDPISKDNKVTFEVESTMKGKNAFAVKLIK is encoded by the coding sequence ATGGGTAGAACTCACGAAACCTGGAACAAGAAAGAAACAGCCAAGAAGAAAGAGAAGAAAAGAAAAGACAAAGAAAAGAAAAGGGATGAGCGTAAAAGCAATGTGAAGGACGGAAAAAGCATGGATGATATGATTGCTTATGTTGATGAACACGGAAACATTACCTCCACGCCTCCTGATCCCAGTAAAAGAGAGAAAATCAAGTCGGAAGATATCGTTATTGGCGTGCCCAAACGTGATGATTCAGAGATTTTGAATCCAATCAGGGAAGGGATTGTTACTTTCTTCAATGATTCCAAAGGTTATGGGTTCATTAAGGATCTCCAAACTCAGGAGAGTGTATTTGTTCATATCAACAGTTTGATTGACCCGATCAGCAAGGATAATAAAGTTACTTTTGAAGTTGAATCAACCATGAAAGGTAAAAATGCTTTTGCCGTTAAACTCATCAAGTAG
- a CDS encoding aminotransferase class I/II-fold pyridoxal phosphate-dependent enzyme, which yields MKSKLHQAYNPESFRKLGHEIIDLLSTHLHDASNGRKKVINWKEPAAQLGFWQQNMTQEQSLTDMFKDVIDNSISIHHPQYIGHQVGATMPVAALADLLGALLNNGMAVYEMGAAGTAIEKVVIDLINKQLGYGPDADGFMTSGGTLANLTALLAARKAMAGTDIWQEGHNEKLAVMVSAEAHYCIDRSLRIMGFGSEGIIKIPVNKHFSLDATLLEEYLEKAESKGIKVIAVVGSAPSTATGMYDDLQANGKFCQKHGLWFHIDGAHGGAAIFSEKYKQLVSGIEMADSVVIDAHKMMMAPVLTTFLLFKNKKHSHANFSQKALYLWEKQDEEEWYNYARRTFECTKLMMSLKFYAIIKSYGTDIFDEFVTRQYDLGKVLAQSIQKRPDFELFIEPDSNIVCFRFVNPELDESSLNRLNASIRRSLLEQGDFYIVQTQLNHKTWFRVTIMSPFTTAETFEELLNRIELLANKELKTFIS from the coding sequence ATGAAATCCAAACTACACCAAGCCTATAACCCTGAAAGTTTCAGGAAACTCGGACACGAAATTATTGACCTGCTTAGCACGCATTTGCACGATGCAAGCAATGGCAGGAAAAAAGTAATCAACTGGAAAGAACCCGCGGCCCAACTTGGGTTTTGGCAACAAAATATGACCCAAGAGCAATCACTTACCGATATGTTCAAAGATGTGATTGATAATTCTATCAGCATCCATCACCCGCAATATATCGGCCATCAGGTAGGAGCTACCATGCCTGTTGCTGCCCTGGCTGATCTGTTGGGAGCCTTATTAAATAACGGCATGGCAGTTTACGAAATGGGCGCTGCCGGAACTGCCATTGAAAAAGTAGTGATTGACCTGATCAACAAGCAACTTGGCTATGGCCCGGATGCTGACGGATTCATGACTTCCGGCGGAACCCTGGCCAATTTAACTGCTTTGCTTGCGGCGCGTAAAGCAATGGCAGGAACAGATATCTGGCAGGAAGGACACAATGAAAAATTGGCTGTGATGGTTTCGGCTGAGGCTCATTACTGCATTGACCGCTCCTTACGTATCATGGGGTTCGGGTCGGAAGGCATTATAAAAATACCAGTGAATAAACACTTTAGCCTGGATGCTACACTGCTTGAAGAGTATCTCGAAAAGGCTGAAAGCAAAGGCATAAAAGTGATTGCCGTGGTTGGTAGCGCTCCATCAACAGCTACAGGAATGTATGACGATTTGCAGGCAAACGGAAAATTTTGCCAGAAACATGGACTTTGGTTTCACATTGATGGCGCTCATGGTGGCGCAGCAATTTTTTCAGAAAAATACAAGCAACTTGTCAGTGGTATTGAAATGGCCGATTCAGTGGTAATTGATGCTCATAAAATGATGATGGCACCTGTGCTTACTACCTTTCTCTTATTCAAAAACAAGAAACATTCCCATGCCAACTTCAGTCAGAAAGCGCTGTATTTATGGGAAAAACAAGACGAAGAAGAATGGTATAATTATGCAAGGCGAACTTTTGAGTGCACAAAACTCATGATGAGCCTGAAGTTCTATGCGATTATAAAATCGTATGGAACCGATATTTTTGATGAGTTTGTAACCCGGCAATATGATTTGGGAAAAGTGCTTGCCCAATCAATACAAAAGAGGCCGGACTTCGAATTATTTATTGAGCCCGATTCAAATATTGTATGCTTCAGGTTTGTGAACCCGGAACTGGATGAAAGCTCCCTGAACAGGCTCAACGCCTCCATCCGCAGAAGCTTACTCGAACAGGGGGATTTTTATATTGTTCAGACCCAGTTGAACCATAAAACCTGGTTTCGGGTTACTATAATGAGCCCTTTCACAACTGCTGAAACTTTTGAAGAGCTTTTAAACAGAATTGAACTACTGGCAAACAAGGAATTAAAAACTTTCATATCATGA
- a CDS encoding peptidoglycan DD-metalloendopeptidase family protein — MAKRIVVRKTTPSVKTSPTRKAITPKVAVKVKATPGVRKPVQKVILPGRLKEIRHKDFKTNAPFKFVDKGDVFETLRRLKNAPEKLDISLQPLEDGALVYHPTPGFTSDGPLMAQFSVRAVIHNKGSKTVDLDKVEIVYKKGSATLKKEIYLPADQLIIEPFYAWVWQNGREYHEAGDVVFLEPPFPSKVTLSFYFKGYKDPIKFTKDVKPYTKAFAFPFDPKDFKEDEFVTGYSMHGGGDQVFAYDVGVQAYEKTQFTDVLPGKKGDKNDHFRIWGKPVYAMADGVVLHFQKDIPNNTKLDGSDENMEKQKTDYWGSFDYGGSGNHFYIKHGDVVALYAHLQKGSLNSKLTAKGKIVKKGDLLGKAGNSGNSTGPHLHMHIKTYKDDASPEGGWFRPLLFNTGYVIGQSHYTKPGSNVKWSKLDKQGIPGLKNTACFISPGPVHPYCAYPTNWGEVCKFKVPESIYQQEFDKIWTCGYYPIWVDGFDVGGKTYFNVIFRSSKNVNWVARHNMDGAVYQDEFNKWGEAGYRLINVNSYLLKSKIRYAAVWVKDSKAKDFAYHGATLAWHEANFEKHWKAGWVPTNISCVYASKNTYVTALWEKKNTGGFYATPNMTLQGFKDAFKQYTDKEKFKLVYLDAYIKNGKPLLSGIWYKNAPNYTSWWEKFFQNDAEFQANYSSFLDKGYLTRCIAGYHDGVVSRYEGVWSK; from the coding sequence ATGGCAAAAAGAATCGTTGTCCGTAAAACTACCCCATCAGTAAAAACTTCACCAACGAGAAAAGCAATTACCCCAAAAGTTGCCGTAAAAGTTAAAGCAACGCCGGGTGTTCGTAAACCCGTTCAAAAAGTAATTCTCCCGGGCCGCTTGAAGGAAATACGGCACAAGGACTTCAAGACGAATGCACCTTTCAAATTTGTTGACAAGGGTGACGTCTTTGAAACCTTGAGGAGGCTTAAAAACGCGCCTGAAAAATTAGACATTTCCCTTCAGCCTTTGGAGGATGGAGCGTTGGTATATCATCCAACGCCAGGTTTTACAAGTGATGGGCCGTTGATGGCGCAGTTCTCAGTACGGGCAGTAATTCATAACAAAGGATCAAAAACAGTTGATCTTGATAAAGTTGAAATAGTGTATAAAAAGGGTTCAGCCACCCTAAAAAAAGAGATATATCTTCCTGCCGATCAACTGATCATCGAACCGTTCTATGCCTGGGTATGGCAAAATGGCCGGGAATATCATGAAGCTGGTGATGTAGTATTTTTAGAACCGCCTTTCCCAAGCAAGGTTACCTTGAGTTTTTATTTCAAGGGTTATAAGGATCCAATAAAATTCACAAAGGATGTGAAACCTTACACAAAAGCGTTCGCATTTCCCTTTGACCCAAAAGACTTCAAGGAAGATGAGTTTGTAACAGGGTATTCCATGCATGGAGGCGGCGACCAGGTTTTTGCTTATGATGTTGGTGTGCAAGCTTATGAGAAGACACAATTTACAGATGTATTGCCAGGCAAAAAAGGCGACAAAAATGATCATTTCAGAATATGGGGAAAACCTGTTTATGCCATGGCTGATGGTGTGGTCCTGCATTTCCAGAAAGACATCCCGAACAATACCAAACTTGATGGTTCGGATGAAAATATGGAAAAACAGAAAACAGATTACTGGGGCTCATTCGATTATGGCGGTTCGGGCAATCACTTTTACATAAAACATGGCGATGTTGTTGCCTTGTATGCACATCTTCAGAAAGGCTCGCTCAATTCGAAACTGACCGCAAAAGGAAAGATAGTCAAAAAAGGAGATTTGCTTGGCAAGGCTGGTAATTCTGGAAATTCAACCGGCCCGCATTTGCATATGCATATTAAAACCTATAAGGATGATGCTAGTCCTGAAGGCGGTTGGTTCAGGCCATTGTTGTTCAATACCGGTTATGTAATCGGGCAGTCGCATTACACAAAACCCGGCTCAAATGTTAAATGGTCGAAACTTGATAAACAGGGAATTCCTGGTTTAAAAAATACGGCCTGTTTTATTTCCCCCGGCCCGGTTCACCCCTACTGTGCTTACCCGACAAACTGGGGCGAAGTGTGCAAGTTCAAAGTTCCTGAAAGCATTTACCAGCAGGAATTCGACAAAATATGGACTTGTGGGTATTATCCCATTTGGGTTGATGGTTTCGATGTTGGCGGAAAAACGTATTTCAATGTTATTTTCCGGTCATCGAAAAATGTCAACTGGGTTGCCCGTCACAATATGGACGGCGCTGTGTACCAGGATGAATTCAACAAATGGGGTGAAGCCGGTTACAGGTTGATAAACGTCAACTCATACCTGTTAAAAAGCAAAATCCGTTATGCGGCAGTGTGGGTAAAAGATAGCAAGGCCAAAGACTTTGCATACCATGGTGCGACCCTCGCCTGGCACGAAGCCAATTTCGAAAAACATTGGAAAGCAGGCTGGGTTCCAACAAATATTAGCTGTGTATATGCTTCAAAAAATACCTACGTTACAGCATTGTGGGAAAAGAAAAACACTGGCGGTTTTTATGCGACCCCAAATATGACATTGCAGGGATTTAAGGATGCCTTCAAACAGTATACCGACAAAGAAAAATTCAAGCTGGTTTATCTGGATGCCTATATTAAGAATGGCAAACCTTTGCTGAGCGGAATCTGGTACAAGAATGCACCTAATTATACTTCATGGTGGGAGAAATTCTTCCAGAATGACGCGGAGTTCCAGGCAAATTACTCATCATTCCTTGACAAGGGCTATCTTACCCGCTGCATAGCAGGATACCACGATGGTGTGGTTTCTAGGTATGAGGGGGTCTGGTCGAAATAA
- a CDS encoding T9SS type A sorting domain-containing protein has product MKANLILSLLFLGNLSAFAQLPATYDLRNVNGVNYVTSVKNQQGGTCWTHGAFAAMEGNLLMTGVWSAAGEVGEPNLAEYHLDWWNGFNNHNNDDIDPPSGSGLLVHEGGDYLVTSAYLSRGEGAVRDIDGQSYSVPPARHLDSYHYYYARDIEWFTVGANLENIDVVKQSIIDYGVMGTCMCYSASFISNNIHYQPPSSTVDPNHAIAIIGWDDTKVTQAPLPGAWLCKNSWGASWGSQGYFWISYYDKHCGHHPEMGAITFRNVEPIQYDNIYYHDYHGYRDTLNGYSAVFNKFIAQGGEVLKAVSFFTAVDDVTYSLVIYDDFDGGQLQNELSSITGTIETKGLHTIDLDAFVPVAEGEDFYVYLQLSDGGYAYDRTSDVPVLLGASYRTIVPSSASEDQSYYLDKGQWLDFYNFDDPSGFQNTGNFCVKVLAGVTGLKVTPEQGFLPAGPVGGPFVPSTFEYALENKSSDVLEYELVVDPAQTWLTINGAMLGIIPPGETVYITLVVNANANGFETGAYPAAIQFINTTDHIGDTDRQMVLIVGEGELQYEWLFDEDPGWTAEGEWAFGQPMGLGGQYGSPDPTSGYTDDFVYGYNLLGDYPNNLPERHLTTTPIDCSNLYGVQLKFMRWLGVEGPDFDHAYLRISTDGSSWTTIWANQAEMTAGSWEEVVYDISAIASDQQTVYLRWTMGTTDGGWRYCGWNLDDVQIFALEDVTLSINEFYRTDPNSFTNHPNPFGSNTTFMYELSQPALVSLQIYDLQGRLINTLVDTYQPAGKHSMVWKAGDIKSGIYLSMLRTNEGVATRKIIVLK; this is encoded by the coding sequence ATGAAAGCAAATCTGATCTTATCCTTATTGTTTCTGGGAAACCTCAGCGCTTTTGCGCAGCTTCCGGCCACTTACGACCTTAGGAATGTTAATGGAGTTAATTATGTAACCTCTGTAAAAAACCAGCAGGGAGGCACTTGCTGGACACATGGCGCTTTTGCCGCCATGGAAGGCAACCTTTTGATGACTGGTGTTTGGTCTGCCGCCGGCGAAGTGGGCGAACCAAATCTTGCTGAGTATCACCTAGACTGGTGGAATGGTTTCAATAATCACAATAACGACGATATTGATCCACCCTCGGGTAGCGGGCTTCTGGTTCATGAAGGCGGCGACTACCTTGTTACTTCAGCCTATCTTTCAAGAGGCGAAGGCGCTGTAAGGGATATTGACGGGCAATCTTACTCCGTGCCACCTGCAAGGCACCTCGATAGTTACCATTACTATTATGCAAGGGATATCGAATGGTTTACAGTTGGAGCCAACCTCGAGAACATTGATGTGGTAAAGCAAAGCATTATTGATTATGGTGTAATGGGAACCTGTATGTGTTACAGCGCTTCCTTTATCAGCAATAACATCCATTATCAACCTCCATCTTCAACTGTTGATCCGAACCATGCTATTGCAATCATCGGATGGGATGACACCAAAGTAACGCAGGCACCGCTCCCTGGTGCATGGCTTTGCAAAAATAGCTGGGGTGCCAGTTGGGGTTCGCAAGGATATTTCTGGATTTCATATTATGATAAACATTGCGGACATCATCCTGAAATGGGAGCCATTACATTCAGGAACGTTGAACCTATTCAATACGACAATATTTACTATCATGATTATCATGGCTATCGCGATACCCTTAATGGCTATTCGGCTGTGTTTAATAAATTCATAGCTCAGGGCGGAGAAGTTCTTAAGGCCGTTAGTTTTTTCACAGCAGTTGACGATGTTACTTATTCGCTTGTTATTTATGATGATTTTGACGGCGGGCAACTCCAGAACGAACTTTCATCTATCACAGGCACGATAGAAACCAAGGGGCTCCATACCATTGATCTTGATGCATTTGTTCCCGTTGCCGAAGGCGAAGATTTCTATGTTTATCTCCAGCTTTCAGATGGAGGCTATGCTTACGACCGCACATCCGATGTACCGGTACTGCTTGGAGCCAGTTACCGGACCATAGTACCATCTTCAGCCAGCGAAGATCAGAGTTATTATTTAGATAAGGGGCAATGGTTGGATTTCTACAATTTCGATGATCCTTCTGGATTTCAAAATACCGGCAATTTTTGTGTGAAGGTTCTCGCTGGAGTAACCGGGTTGAAAGTCACACCCGAACAGGGATTCCTGCCTGCCGGACCGGTCGGAGGCCCGTTTGTGCCATCCACCTTCGAATATGCCCTGGAAAACAAAAGTTCCGATGTACTTGAATATGAACTGGTGGTTGATCCGGCTCAGACCTGGCTGACGATCAATGGCGCGATGCTTGGAATAATTCCGCCCGGCGAAACCGTTTACATCACTCTTGTTGTCAATGCAAATGCAAATGGTTTTGAAACCGGCGCTTACCCTGCAGCGATCCAATTCATTAACACTACTGACCATATAGGCGATACCGACAGACAAATGGTTCTGATTGTGGGCGAAGGTGAACTTCAGTATGAATGGCTATTCGACGAAGATCCGGGCTGGACCGCAGAAGGGGAGTGGGCATTCGGTCAGCCTATGGGACTTGGTGGTCAGTATGGCTCACCTGATCCTACGAGCGGATATACAGATGATTTCGTTTACGGTTACAACCTGCTGGGAGATTATCCTAATAATTTACCTGAAAGACATCTTACAACCACCCCGATAGATTGTTCCAATCTTTATGGTGTACAATTGAAATTTATGCGTTGGCTTGGAGTAGAAGGCCCGGACTTTGATCACGCTTATTTACGTATCAGTACGGATGGCAGTAGCTGGACTACTATTTGGGCCAACCAGGCAGAGATGACAGCCGGATCATGGGAAGAAGTTGTTTATGATATTTCGGCCATCGCTTCAGATCAGCAAACCGTTTACCTGCGATGGACTATGGGAACCACTGATGGAGGCTGGAGATATTGTGGCTGGAACCTGGATGATGTACAAATTTTTGCGCTCGAAGATGTGACCCTTTCGATCAATGAGTTTTATCGTACTGACCCAAATTCATTTACCAACCATCCGAATCCGTTCGGATCAAACACTACTTTTATGTATGAACTCTCACAGCCAGCCCTGGTTTCACTTCAGATTTATGATTTGCAGGGAAGGCTGATCAATACACTGGTAGATACTTATCAACCGGCAGGCAAACATTCAATGGTCTGGAAAGCTGGCGACATAAAAAGTGGAATCTACTTAAGCATGTTGAGAACCAACGAAGGAGTTGCTACCCGGAAAATAATCGTGCTTAAATAA
- a CDS encoding T9SS type A sorting domain-containing protein, with the protein MTRLNLSQLFRTTFLILAATMLAGNLTAQTIISGNFLHNGLNRTYRLYIPEIYDPSTPVPLLFNLHGYGSNNIEQEQYADFRPIADTANFIIVHPNGTPDNGGNLFWNSFGGASIDDVGFLSALIDTVLADYNIDEARIYSTGMSNGGFMSYDLACFLSDRITAVASVTGSMIKSRFLTCDLMRLMPVMQIHGTADATVPYNGNFLFAHIDTLVNFWVQHNNCLPDPEIIQIPDIDPTDGCTAEQHIYSCEDSIASVEFFKVIGGGHSWPGAPININITNMDFSASIEIWRFFRQYSLDQFITGYEYTNPLTAQINIFPNPTSNKITIEYSGGSQFANAVLSIIDLQGWKVLSQDFPGGLHQIKLDVSDWPEGLYLLNITNNEGITISRKIVIR; encoded by the coding sequence ATGACTCGTCTGAACCTCTCACAGCTTTTTCGAACCACTTTTTTAATTCTTGCTGCAACAATGCTGGCAGGCAACCTCACTGCACAAACCATTATCAGCGGCAATTTCCTTCACAATGGATTAAACCGTACCTACCGCTTGTATATTCCTGAAATTTACGATCCCTCCACTCCTGTTCCGCTCCTCTTTAATCTTCATGGCTACGGATCAAACAATATTGAACAGGAGCAATACGCCGATTTCAGGCCAATTGCCGACACAGCCAATTTCATCATTGTGCATCCCAATGGCACACCCGACAATGGTGGGAACCTATTCTGGAACAGCTTTGGAGGCGCCAGCATTGATGATGTTGGTTTTCTATCGGCGCTGATTGATACAGTGCTGGCAGATTATAACATTGATGAAGCAAGGATTTACAGCACCGGCATGAGCAATGGTGGATTTATGAGCTATGATCTGGCCTGTTTTCTGAGCGACCGGATCACGGCAGTTGCCTCCGTTACTGGAAGCATGATCAAATCGCGCTTTTTAACTTGTGATTTAATGCGTCTGATGCCTGTTATGCAAATCCACGGAACTGCCGATGCCACCGTTCCCTACAACGGCAACTTTTTATTTGCCCATATTGATACACTTGTAAACTTCTGGGTTCAGCATAACAATTGTCTGCCCGATCCTGAAATAATTCAAATACCTGACATTGACCCCACCGATGGCTGCACCGCCGAACAGCATATCTATAGCTGCGAGGACTCAATTGCTTCGGTTGAATTTTTTAAGGTAATCGGTGGTGGCCATTCCTGGCCCGGCGCGCCGATCAATATCAACATTACAAATATGGATTTCAGCGCCAGCATTGAAATATGGCGTTTTTTCAGGCAATACAGCCTTGATCAGTTCATCACTGGATATGAATATACTAATCCGCTTACTGCTCAAATCAACATTTTTCCGAATCCTACTTCCAACAAGATAACGATTGAATATTCAGGTGGTTCACAATTTGCAAATGCTGTTCTTTCAATCATTGATCTTCAGGGGTGGAAGGTACTTTCACAAGATTTTCCGGGTGGACTGCATCAAATCAAATTAGATGTGAGCGATTGGCCGGAAGGACTTTATCTTTTGAATATCACTAACAACGAAGGAATAACAATAAGCAGGAAGATTGTGATCAGGTAA
- a CDS encoding isoamylase early set domain-containing protein: MSIKKQYLKSKPVCKVTFKVEKELSNGAEKISLLGDFNDWSESTAEMKKMKDGSFSTTVELESGREYQFRYLAGSNWITEAEADKQVPSGFGDAQNAVISL; the protein is encoded by the coding sequence ATGAGTATTAAGAAACAATACCTGAAATCGAAGCCAGTTTGTAAAGTGACTTTTAAAGTTGAAAAAGAACTCTCCAATGGCGCAGAAAAAATTAGTCTTTTAGGCGATTTTAATGATTGGAGCGAAAGCACTGCCGAAATGAAAAAAATGAAAGATGGTTCATTTTCCACAACTGTTGAGTTGGAATCTGGCCGCGAATACCAGTTCCGCTATCTTGCAGGAAGCAACTGGATTACCGAAGCAGAAGCGGATAAGCAAGTGCCAAGTGGCTTTGGCGATGCACAGAATGCTGTGATCAGCCTCTAA
- the acnA gene encoding aconitate hydratase AcnA: MTSDPYSAKRKLETAQGELTYWSLKALQEQGYTINKLPFSIRILLENALRNFDDFAITKESIETLLGWKPQASDKDIPFKPARVLMQDFTGVPAVVDIASLRAEAARKGKDPNKINPLIPVDLVIDHSVQVDYFGTSYAYQKNVDLEYERNSERYKFLKWAQKAFNNFSVVPPGMGICHQVNLEYLAKGVIERDGNIFPDTLVGTDSHTPMVNGIGVIGWGVGGIEAEAALLGQPIYFIMPEVVGLKLTGSLPLGTTATDMVLTITEMLRKHRVVGKFVEVFGSGLDSLSVPDRATISNMSPEFGCTVSYFPIDDHTLDYMRKTNRSEEQVKLVETYAKANMLWRENESEINYSNVVELDLNTIEPTVSGPKRPQDKILAKDLAGKFSSLLKEFHQREYIPIDKREISRWYAEGGQSAKQETNTDSEAEIETKIQHGLKTVSLSLNNERFAISDGSIVIAAITSCTNTSNPSVMLGAGLVARKARERGLDVKPWVKTSLAPGSKVVTDYLEKSGLLSDLEALRFHTVGYGCTSCIGNSGPLPVHIAKAVDENDLVVASVLSGNRNFEARVHPQVKMNFLMSPMLVVAYAIAGRVDLDLFSEPIGYDPNQEPVYLNDIWPSNEEINDVMRRVLSPADYARNYDEIFEGDEQWKNLKVPQDKVYQWDHTSTYIKEVPFFRGISEEISKTSDIYNARVLLKLGDSITTDHISPAGSFSENSPAGKYLLEHGVERTQFNSYGSRRGNDEVMVRGTFANVRINNQIANVEGGFTTHFPGGELMSIYDASQRYQAENTPLIVLAGKEYGSGSSRDWAAKGTNLLGIKAVLAESYERIHRSNLVGMGIMPMQYIEGQNSANLGLSGNETFTITGIAGELHPLKKLQLTATREDGTSIYFDAISRLDSNIEIEYYKNGGILHYVLRQFLKQG; the protein is encoded by the coding sequence ATGACATCCGATCCTTACAGCGCTAAAAGAAAGCTTGAAACTGCCCAGGGCGAGTTAACCTACTGGAGCCTGAAAGCATTGCAGGAGCAAGGTTATACAATCAATAAACTACCGTTTTCCATCCGAATTCTACTTGAAAATGCCCTGCGGAATTTCGATGATTTTGCGATCACAAAAGAAAGCATTGAAACCCTTTTAGGTTGGAAGCCCCAAGCCTCCGATAAGGACATCCCATTCAAGCCGGCCCGTGTGCTGATGCAGGATTTTACAGGCGTTCCCGCGGTCGTTGATATCGCCTCATTGCGCGCCGAAGCGGCTCGCAAAGGGAAAGATCCCAACAAGATAAACCCATTAATCCCTGTTGATCTGGTCATTGACCATTCTGTACAGGTTGATTATTTTGGAACTAGTTACGCCTATCAGAAAAATGTAGACCTCGAGTACGAACGCAATAGTGAACGCTATAAGTTCCTGAAATGGGCACAGAAAGCTTTCAATAACTTTTCAGTTGTGCCTCCGGGAATGGGAATTTGTCACCAGGTAAATCTTGAATATCTGGCCAAAGGCGTAATTGAACGCGATGGCAATATTTTTCCCGATACGCTGGTGGGAACCGATTCACATACACCAATGGTGAACGGCATAGGGGTTATTGGCTGGGGTGTGGGCGGCATAGAGGCTGAAGCTGCTCTGCTTGGCCAACCCATTTATTTTATTATGCCAGAAGTAGTTGGCCTTAAACTTACAGGAAGCCTACCGTTGGGAACCACTGCAACGGATATGGTCCTCACAATTACAGAGATGCTTCGGAAACACAGAGTGGTCGGAAAATTCGTGGAAGTATTTGGGTCCGGCCTGGATTCGTTGTCAGTTCCCGACAGGGCCACCATTTCAAACATGTCGCCTGAATTTGGTTGTACTGTTAGCTACTTCCCGATTGACGACCACACATTGGATTATATGCGCAAGACCAACCGCAGCGAAGAACAGGTAAAGCTTGTTGAAACCTATGCCAAGGCCAATATGCTCTGGCGCGAAAATGAATCGGAAATTAACTACAGCAATGTGGTTGAATTGGATCTGAACACAATTGAGCCAACCGTTTCGGGTCCAAAAAGGCCGCAGGATAAAATACTTGCAAAAGATCTTGCCGGAAAATTCAGCAGCCTCTTGAAAGAATTCCATCAGCGCGAATATATACCCATTGATAAAAGGGAAATCAGCCGCTGGTACGCCGAAGGGGGGCAATCGGCAAAACAGGAAACAAACACCGACTCTGAGGCCGAGATAGAAACCAAAATCCAGCATGGATTAAAAACCGTTTCACTCAGCCTGAATAATGAACGCTTTGCAATTTCTGATGGCTCCATTGTGATTGCCGCCATCACTTCCTGCACAAACACTTCCAACCCCAGTGTAATGCTCGGCGCCGGACTTGTTGCGAGAAAAGCCCGTGAGCGCGGATTAGATGTGAAACCCTGGGTTAAAACATCGCTGGCCCCGGGATCGAAAGTGGTAACTGATTACCTCGAAAAATCAGGCTTGCTCAGCGATCTGGAAGCGTTGCGTTTTCATACGGTTGGATATGGTTGCACCTCGTGCATTGGCAATTCTGGCCCGCTGCCCGTTCATATCGCAAAAGCCGTTGATGAGAATGATCTTGTGGTTGCATCAGTCCTTTCAGGGAACAGAAACTTCGAAGCGCGGGTACACCCGCAGGTGAAGATGAATTTCCTCATGTCGCCTATGCTTGTTGTAGCTTATGCTATTGCCGGCCGTGTTGATCTCGATCTGTTTAGCGAACCAATCGGTTACGACCCCAACCAGGAACCCGTTTACCTTAATGACATCTGGCCTTCAAATGAAGAAATCAATGATGTGATGCGCAGAGTGCTTTCGCCCGCAGACTATGCCAGAAACTATGATGAAATATTTGAAGGCGATGAACAATGGAAAAACCTGAAGGTTCCCCAGGATAAAGTTTATCAATGGGATCATACTTCGACCTATATCAAAGAGGTTCCTTTTTTCAGAGGAATCAGCGAAGAAATTTCTAAAACATCAGATATTTACAATGCCAGGGTGCTATTGAAGCTTGGTGATTCAATTACCACAGATCATATTTCGCCGGCAGGTTCTTTTTCTGAGAATTCTCCCGCCGGAAAATACCTTCTCGAACATGGTGTTGAGAGAACGCAATTCAATTCCTACGGTTCGCGAAGAGGAAATGATGAAGTAATGGTTCGCGGCACTTTTGCTAATGTGCGTATCAACAATCAAATTGCAAACGTTGAAGGTGGCTTTACTACTCATTTTCCTGGCGGTGAACTAATGAGTATTTATGATGCATCGCAACGCTATCAGGCTGAAAATACTCCATTGATCGTGTTGGCTGGCAAAGAATATGGAAGTGGCTCTTCGCGCGACTGGGCCGCGAAAGGCACCAACTTACTTGGAATTAAAGCCGTACTCGCCGAAAGCTACGAACGCATTCATCGCAGTAATCTCGTTGGAATGGGCATTATGCCAATGCAGTACATTGAAGGTCAAAACTCAGCAAACCTAGGGCTTTCGGGCAATGAAACTTTCACCATTACAGGTATTGCAGGCGAACTTCATCCATTGAAGAAACTTCAGCTAACAGCAACCCGCGAAGATGGCACAAGCATTTACTTCGATGCGATTTCCAGGCTGGATTCAAACATCGAAATAGAGTATTACAAGAATGGTGGAATTCTGCACTATGTGCTAAGGCAATTCCTGAAACAGGGATAA